TATTTTCCTTCAACCCAGTTAAATGCGGCGCGCTATCGGTACCAAGGAAAAATTTGGGATTACCGCTGGTAGCCGCTTTTATCAAGGCTTGGCGATGATGCTCGCGCTTTAAAATGGGCAAACAATAGTAATGCGGCCGAATACCGCCCGCCAAAATGGCATTGCGGTTATAGAGCAAATGCTGCGGGGTAATAGTCGCGGCGATATTCTCGGATGCAGCTTCGACAAATTGCACCGCTTCCTGGGTCGTCAAATGCTCTAAAACGATGCGTAGTGCCGGAAATTGCCGGGTGAGCTTGCTTAACTTGTTATCGATAAACAGTTTTTCGCGATCAAAAATATCGTATTCCGCATCCGTCACTTCACCGTGGAGTAATAGTGGTACGCCGTATTGCTCCATCGCCGCAAATAAAGGATAAGCCGCTTCAATGTCGGCGACTCCGGCATCGGAATTGGTGGTTGCTCCGGCCGGATATAGCTTGAAGGCATGAACATGCTCGGCATCGGCCACCTTTTTGATTTCCTCAACAGAGGTCCTTGCCGTTAGATACAAAGTCATCAAAGGCTGAAACGTGGACTCTCGCGGCAAAGCAGCCAAAATTTCCTGCCTGTAAAGTAAAGCCTGCGCGACCGTGGTGACCGGGGGTTTCAGATTCGGCATGATAATAGCGCGACCAAACTGCTTGGCAGTATGCCCGATCACCGTTTTTAAAATACTGCCGGTTCTGACATGCAAATGCCAATCATCAGGTTGGCGGATGGTCAATTTATCCATAATCTCCGGACGTTTTCATTTAAAATAGCTAGTTATTCTAACATTAAGGGCCTTGAAAATTTAAAACCCCGCCCTTAGTAAGCCGATTTAAACACTTTCAACTGGAGAAGCAGATGCCTATTTACGAATACCAATGCAATGCTTGCGGACATGAACACGAAGCCCTGCAAAAACTGGGTGCAGAGCCCTTAATCGTTTGCCCGGCCTGCAATGAAGCGGAATTAAAAAAGAAAATTTCCGCAGCGGGATTTCGTTTGAAAGGCGGCGGCTGGTACGAAACCGATTTTAAAAGCGGCAACAAGAAAAACGTCGCCGGCGAAAGCAAAGCCCCGGAAAAAGCCAGCAATTGCAGCGGCTGCCCGAACCATAACCATTAGGAATCTCATGGTAACTGCCAGTTTTCCGAAACGACTGGCACTTCCTAATTTTTACCTATCCCCGTATTTTGATTAACCCGAGAACAACTATGCGTAGCCACAAGTGTGGAGAATTGAACACCCAACATCTAGGTCAAACCGTTGCCCTGTGCGGCTGGGTTCATCGTCGCCGTGACCACGGCGGCGTTATTTTTATCGACTTGAGAGACCGCGCCGGCTTGGTGCAAGTGGTGTTCGATCCCGATATGGCCGAAAGCTTTGCGATTGCCGAGCATGTGCGCAGCGAATACGTGCTGCGTATCGAAGGTATCGTCCGCGACCGACCTGAAGGCACGCATAATCCCAATATGTCCACGGGCCAAATCGAAATTCTGGGCAAACATATCGAAGTGTTGAACGAAGCGGAAACCCCGCCGTTCCCGCTGGAAAGCGACATCGAAGTCAACGAAGAAACCCGCCTGCGTTTCCGTTACATCGACTTGCGCCGCACCGCGATGCAGCAAAAAATGAAAGTGCGCCGCGACGTGACCCGCAATCTGCGTCAATACCTGGACGATCACGAATTTTTCGAAATCGAAACGCCGTATCTGACCAAGGCTACGCCGGAAGGCGCGCGCGATTACATCGTACCCAGCCGTACCCACCAAAATTCGTTTTTTGCCTTGCCGCAATCACCGCAGCTTTACAAACAGCTGCTGATGATTGCCGGCATGGACCGCTATTACCAAGTGGTACGCTGCTTCCGCGACGAAGATTTGCGGGCTGATCGCCAGCCGGAATTTACCCAGCTGGATATCGAAACCTCGTTCATGAACGAACAAGAGATCATGGCGGTAATGGAAGAAATGATCCGCCGCTTGTTCAAGGACATTATCGAAGTGGATTTGGGCGACCAATTCCCGGTCATGAGTTATGCCGAAGCCATGAATCGTTACGGTTCGGACCGTCCGGATCTGCGTATCCCGCTGGAACTGGTAGACATTGCCGAGGAAATGAAAGGCGTGGATTTCAAAGTCTTCTCCGGCCCCGCCAACGATCCAAACGGCCGCGTCGTGGCCATGAAATTGCCGGAAGGCGGCGACTTGAGCCGCAGCGTGATCGACGAACTCACCAAATTTGTCGGCATTTACGGCGCAAAAGGCTTGGCTTATATCAAAGTCAACGACTTGGCGGCCGGCGTCGAAGGCTTGCAGTCGCCTATCGTCAAATTCGCTCCGGCTGATGTCTGGGCCAAAGTCATGGCGAAAGTGGGCGCTCAAAACGGCGACCTGATTTTCTTTGGTGCCGACAAAGCCGGCATCGTCAACGAAGCCATGGGCGCTCTGCGCGTTAAGCTCGGCCTGGATCGCAACTTGTTGACCGGCCCCTGGAAACCGCTTTGGGTCGTGGACTTCCCGATGTTCGCCTGGGACGAAAAAGCCCAACGCTACACCGCAATTCACCATCCGTTTACCGCACCGAGCTGCTCGGTGGAAGAATTGATCGCCAACCCCGGCACCGCGCTGTCTCGCGCTTATGACCTGGTGTTGAACGGCACCGAAGTCGGCGGCGGCTCGATCCGGATCAACCGCACTGCGATGCAACAAACCGTATTCGACATTCTGGGTATCGGCCACGAAGAAGCCCGCGAAAAATTCGGCTTCCTGCTGGATGCCTTGAAATACGGCGCGCCTCCGCATGGCGGTATCGCCTTTGGTTTGGACCGCTTGGTGATGTTAATGACCGGCGCCAGTTCGATCCGCGACGTCATAGCGTTCCCGAAAACCCAGACTGCCGCTTGCCCATTATTCAATGCGCCAGCATTGGTCAGCGAAGAACAATTGAAAGAATTGGGTATCAGACTGCGTACCCCAGCCGGCAAAACCGAAAAACAGGATTAAGGTAAATCTGAGGGCGGACTGTCCTTGTCCGCCCTTTGTTCTTGTTAAGCTTACCACCGGATACCTTGGGAAGCAGTCATCCAAGGTATTGATATACGTCAAAAAAGCACCCCAAATAGTCGTTGACTTTTTTTGCCAAATTGATAAGTTAATCACGTTATTTTTATTAAATAACAGATCCCGGTCGCGGATCTTCGCATGGCATATGGATTACCGCCCAACACTCCGAATGAGGAGGGGGATGCTATGAATAAAATAACTCCACATCTACTTCGCGATTTGAACTCTACTCTTCCTGAGGGCACGGAGTGCTATCTGTGCGGCGCAGTCAGAAGAGCGCTACACCATTACCGCAAGGGTCGCGAACCCGTGGCCTACCTAGACAAAGATCAAGCTCTGCCGGTGCTAGCCCATCGCCTTGGCCGCGGCCTTAGACGCTTTTTCGTAGACGACATACAAACAGCGCTAGATGCTGCAGACCATCCGGACCAGCAAAAAAGCTCGCTCAGCTGGCCCTACTAAATAAATCGATTAATCGTTTTTAGGTACACCTACCTACTACATCCCCCTTCGGCGAAGGGGGAGTTTTTTCAAGCCTTTCAACATTGAGCCTCAAACGCGGACCGGAAAAGCCAGCACATCACTGATAGACTCGCTGCCCAGAGCAATCATCAGCAGCCGATCCAAACCAATTGCTACCCCGCTGCAATCCGGCAAACCGAATTTCAATGCCTGCAAAAATGCTTCATCTTTGCTAACTACCGGCAAGTCATGGCTTAGCCGATAAGCAATTTCCTTATCAAAACGTGCCTCCTGTTCAACAGGATCGGCCAGCTCATAAAAGCCGTTGCCCAACTCCACACCGTTGATGAACACTTCAAAACGCTCACTGAGCCGAGAGTCATCGGCATGCAGACGCGCCAACGAAGACTGTATCGCCGGATAGCTATGCAGCAAATAAATCGTATCTTTATCCATCGCCCGCTGGACACAATGGCTAAAAATAAAATCCAGCCACAAGGCATGATCGTCGCCGCATAGGTCGACAGCCTCCGGAAGCGCATTCGCAGCCGCATAAGCCTCATAATCGCTGCTGCAAAATTCCAAGGGATCCAAGCCGGTGGCGTGCAAAAATAGTTGTTGGTAGCTGATTTGTTTGGTTGACAATGCGGCATGAAAAGGTTGCAACAACTGCAACAATAATTCGGCGACTTCCGCCATCAATTGCCGCAAATCGTAGCCGACCCGATACCATTCCAAAATCGTGAATTCCGGATTGTGGTAGCGCCCGGCTTCGCCGTTCCTAAAGGCCTTGCAGATCTGATAAATACTGCCGCTACCAGCGGCCAACAGCCGTTTCATCGCGAACTCAGGCGAGGTTTGCAGAAACAGGGTGGGCTGGCTGGGGGGGAAGTTAAACTGGCTGCTGAAAAAATCCAGCTGCGGATCGGTACCGGTGGCTGGGCACAATAGCGGCGTCTCGACTTCCAACACATCCCGTGCCTCGAAAAAACGCCGTATCGCCGCCAGCATTTGCGCGCGAGTGCGCAAATGCACCAGTGGGCAGCTCGGCTGCCAGCTCACCGTCACTCTTTGACGCGGGAGACGTATTCGCCGGTTCGGGTATCGACTTTAATGACTTCGCCGATTTGCACAAACAAGGGTACGCGCACCACGGCACCGGATTCCAGGGTTGCCGGTTTACCGCCACCGCCGGATGTATCGCCCTTCAGACCGGGATCGGTTTCGGTGATGGCCAATTCTACGAAATTGGGCGGGGTAACCGATAACGGTGAGTCGTTCCACAAGGTCATCGTGCAAATATCTTGCTCTTTCAGCCATTTAATGGCATCGGACACCGCATTTTTATCGGCTTGGTACTGCTCAAACGTATCGGGCACCATGAAATGCCAGAATTCGCCATCGCTATACAGATACTGCATTTCTTTATCAACGACGTCCGCACCTTCGACGGTATCGCCGGATTTAAAGGTACGTTCGATGACGCGGCCGGTTTTCAGATTTCTGATCCTGACCCGATTGAACGCCTGCCCCTTACCCGGCTTCACAAACTCGTTTTCGATAATCGAACAAGGGTCGTTGTCCAGCATGATTTTCAAACCGCCCTTGAACTCGTTGGTGCTAAAAGTCGCCATTTTTTCCTCGTGAAACAAATAATAGTCGGACGATTATAATGGATAAGATTTTTAATCGGAAACCGGAGCAGCATTGAACACCCAAACCGCCGGCTGGCAACAGGCGCTGGCCGACGCATTTACCAGCGTCGAGGCCCTTTGTGACTATTTGAATATTTCAACAGACAGCGTGGCATTGCTGCCGGATTTCAAAGCCTTTCCGCTCCGTGTGCCGCGCGGCTTTGCTGATTGCATGCGCCGCGGCGATCCAAATGACCCCTTGCTGAGACAAGTGCTGCCGACTCAGCACGAACTGATCGACTATCCCGGCTACAGCCTTGATCCGGTAGGCGACCTCGGTGCGGTCGCCGAAGCAGGTATCATTCATAAGTATCATGGCCGGGTATTGTTGATCAGCACCGGCGCTTGCGCAGTGCACTGCCGGTATTGTTTTCGGCGCAATTTCCCTTATGCGGAATTGCAGTTGTCGACGCAAAAAATTCAACAAGCGCTTAGCTACATCATCAGCCATCCGGAAATCAGCGAAGTCATCCTCAGTGGCGGCGACCCCTTGCTGCTAAATGACGAAAAACTCGGCCAGCTGTTGGCGCGGTTAGGTGAGATTGAACATATCAAACGTATTCGCATTCATAGCCGAGTGCCCATCGTGTTACCAATGCGCATCACCCAACCACTGCTCAACTCTTTCTCCAGCCTGTCGCAACAAGTTGTGATGGTATTTCACGCCAATCATGCGAATGAGCTGAGTGCTGCCGTTGGAGCTATTTGCGGCGATTTACGCCGCCACGGCATCACTTTATTGAACCAAAGCGTTCTGCTAAAGGGAGTTAACGATGCCGGCCGCACTCTCTGCGAACTGAGCGAAAAGCTATTTGATCTGGGGATTTTGCCTTACTACCTGCATGTATTGGATCACGCCAGCGGCACCGGTCATTTTGAAGTATCCGAAATCGCCGCCCGACAATTGCTCGAAGATATGCAAAGCCATCTACCCGGTTATCTGGTTCCCAAGCTGGTTAAAGAACAGGCCGGAGCAGCC
The window above is part of the Methylomonas sp. ZR1 genome. Proteins encoded here:
- the pyrC gene encoding dihydroorotase, which produces MDKLTIRQPDDWHLHVRTGSILKTVIGHTAKQFGRAIIMPNLKPPVTTVAQALLYRQEILAALPRESTFQPLMTLYLTARTSVEEIKKVADAEHVHAFKLYPAGATTNSDAGVADIEAAYPLFAAMEQYGVPLLLHGEVTDAEYDIFDREKLFIDNKLSKLTRQFPALRIVLEHLTTQEAVQFVEAASENIAATITPQHLLYNRNAILAGGIRPHYYCLPILKREHHRQALIKAATSGNPKFFLGTDSAPHLTGLKENSCGCAGCYSAHAALELYAEAFEQAGALDKLEGFASFYGADFYGLPHNSASVTLEKQAWMVPEAYADTAGTITPLRAGESLSWRLVVA
- a CDS encoding FmdB family zinc ribbon protein, with the translated sequence MPIYEYQCNACGHEHEALQKLGAEPLIVCPACNEAELKKKISAAGFRLKGGGWYETDFKSGNKKNVAGESKAPEKASNCSGCPNHNH
- the aspS gene encoding aspartate--tRNA ligase; the encoded protein is MRSHKCGELNTQHLGQTVALCGWVHRRRDHGGVIFIDLRDRAGLVQVVFDPDMAESFAIAEHVRSEYVLRIEGIVRDRPEGTHNPNMSTGQIEILGKHIEVLNEAETPPFPLESDIEVNEETRLRFRYIDLRRTAMQQKMKVRRDVTRNLRQYLDDHEFFEIETPYLTKATPEGARDYIVPSRTHQNSFFALPQSPQLYKQLLMIAGMDRYYQVVRCFRDEDLRADRQPEFTQLDIETSFMNEQEIMAVMEEMIRRLFKDIIEVDLGDQFPVMSYAEAMNRYGSDRPDLRIPLELVDIAEEMKGVDFKVFSGPANDPNGRVVAMKLPEGGDLSRSVIDELTKFVGIYGAKGLAYIKVNDLAAGVEGLQSPIVKFAPADVWAKVMAKVGAQNGDLIFFGADKAGIVNEAMGALRVKLGLDRNLLTGPWKPLWVVDFPMFAWDEKAQRYTAIHHPFTAPSCSVEELIANPGTALSRAYDLVLNGTEVGGGSIRINRTAMQQTVFDILGIGHEEAREKFGFLLDALKYGAPPHGGIAFGLDRLVMLMTGASSIRDVIAFPKTQTAACPLFNAPALVSEEQLKELGIRLRTPAGKTEKQD
- the epmA gene encoding EF-P lysine aminoacylase EpmA; this encodes MTVSWQPSCPLVHLRTRAQMLAAIRRFFEARDVLEVETPLLCPATGTDPQLDFFSSQFNFPPSQPTLFLQTSPEFAMKRLLAAGSGSIYQICKAFRNGEAGRYHNPEFTILEWYRVGYDLRQLMAEVAELLLQLLQPFHAALSTKQISYQQLFLHATGLDPLEFCSSDYEAYAAANALPEAVDLCGDDHALWLDFIFSHCVQRAMDKDTIYLLHSYPAIQSSLARLHADDSRLSERFEVFINGVELGNGFYELADPVEQEARFDKEIAYRLSHDLPVVSKDEAFLQALKFGLPDCSGVAIGLDRLLMIALGSESISDVLAFPVRV
- the efp gene encoding elongation factor P, yielding MATFSTNEFKGGLKIMLDNDPCSIIENEFVKPGKGQAFNRVRIRNLKTGRVIERTFKSGDTVEGADVVDKEMQYLYSDGEFWHFMVPDTFEQYQADKNAVSDAIKWLKEQDICTMTLWNDSPLSVTPPNFVELAITETDPGLKGDTSGGGGKPATLESGAVVRVPLFVQIGEVIKVDTRTGEYVSRVKE
- the epmB gene encoding EF-P beta-lysylation protein EpmB; its protein translation is MNTQTAGWQQALADAFTSVEALCDYLNISTDSVALLPDFKAFPLRVPRGFADCMRRGDPNDPLLRQVLPTQHELIDYPGYSLDPVGDLGAVAEAGIIHKYHGRVLLISTGACAVHCRYCFRRNFPYAELQLSTQKIQQALSYIISHPEISEVILSGGDPLLLNDEKLGQLLARLGEIEHIKRIRIHSRVPIVLPMRITQPLLNSFSSLSQQVVMVFHANHANELSAAVGAICGDLRRHGITLLNQSVLLKGVNDAGRTLCELSEKLFDLGILPYYLHVLDHASGTGHFEVSEIAARQLLEDMQSHLPGYLVPKLVKEQAGAAYKIPIC